The DNA sequence CGTAAAGCGGGCCATAATCGACGACGTGGAAGACGAGCTTCCCGAGGGGACGTACTTCGTGCCGGGCCACCCCATAGCCGGCACCGAGCACTCGGGCGTCGGGGCCGCCTTCCCCGAGCTCTTCAAGGACCGAAAGTGCATACTCACGCCCACGGAGAGGACCTCGCAGCATGCGCTCGGCAAGATACAGGCCCTCTGGACCGAGATGGGCTCGGTGGTGGTCATCATGGACCCCGTCACCCATGACCGCGCCCTGGCGGCCATAAGCCACCTGCCCCATATCATCGCGTACTCGCTGGTCAACACGGTGGCCGACGTGGAGCGTTACGAGGAGGACATCTTAAGCTACTCGGCCGGCGGATTCCGCGACTTCACGCGCATCGCATCGAGCTCCCCGGAGATGTGGAGCGACATATGCGCCATGAACCGCGACTTCATACTCGACATGCTCGGAAGCTTCAAGAAACGCATCGAGTCCATGGAAGAACTCATAGAGAAAGGCGACCTCAAGGCCCTGAGGGAGGACTTCGAGCGGGCCAAGTCCATAAGGGACTCGCTCGTCAGGGGCGAGCGCCCCGGGGCCGTATGACGAAGGGGGCGGGTACGAACTCCGGCGCAGTCACGGTGACCGCCGCCGGGCCTCTTCGCGGCGAGGTGAGCGTTCCGGGCGACAAGTCCATCTCCCACAGGGCCGTGCTCCTCGGCTCCATCGCAACCGGCGAGACGGTCGTCGAGAACTTCCTCGAGGGCCGGGACAACATGAGCACGCTGCGCGCCTTCGAGGCCATGGGCGTTCGCTTCAGGCGCGAGGGCGGTGGAAGGCTCACCGTCGGGGGCGTGGGCCTCCGCGGTCTCGCCGAGCCCGGCGACGTCATAGACGCCGGCAACTCCGGCACCACGGCGCGGCTCCTCACCGGCCTTCTCGCCGGCCAGCACTTCTTCTCGGTCATCACGGGCGACGCCTCGCTCCGGCGCCGTCCCATGGGACGGGTGGTGACGCCGCTGCGCTCCATGGGCGCGGCCATAGAGGGACGGCGGGGAGGGGAGCTGCTGCCCCTGGCCGTAAGCGGCCGCCCCCTCAGGGGCATGG is a window from the Deltaproteobacteria bacterium genome containing:
- a CDS encoding prephenate dehydrogenase/arogenate dehydrogenase family protein produces the protein MTDGKVFFEKVTIIGVGLIGGSMAMAMKQKGMAGSIVGVGRGLENLEKAVELGAVDTFTHNIEDGVRDADLVVVAVPVLKVVPVIKRLAGSLKRGAIVTDVGSVKRAIIDDVEDELPEGTYFVPGHPIAGTEHSGVGAAFPELFKDRKCILTPTERTSQHALGKIQALWTEMGSVVVIMDPVTHDRALAAISHLPHIIAYSLVNTVADVERYEEDILSYSAGGFRDFTRIASSSPEMWSDICAMNRDFILDMLGSFKKRIESMEELIEKGDLKALREDFERAKSIRDSLVRGERPGAV